Sequence from the Maribellus comscasis genome:
GTTCATTCTCGTGCCAGCCGTTTTCACTGTAATAATCGCGAAAATATTCAACTGCCAGTTTTGTGTTTCTTTCATTTAGTCCAAACAGCTGACTAAATCCCCATTGCAAAGGCGGACCGATAAATTTATCAAGTACATCTTCTGAATAACCATGTATTTGCATGTGCTCCAATGCATACAACAATGAGTTGCGTATACCGCGGGTATTGTCCGTTAGTGTGCCGTCGAGGTCGAAAATAATGTGTGAAAAGTTTGCCATATGTTTTTAAAAATACGAAGGTACGCCAATAGATTGAAAAAATTGAGAACATCGGAATGGTTTTTGGTAATTCTCAAAGTAAGTTATGTAAACAAAGCAGGATGAAAACAAAATTCGTAATGTTATTTTTAGCTTTCTTGCTAACAACAAGTTTTGCGAATAAAGTTTTTGGAATTTTCTTTAAACCCGATTCTATTCAAATTGAGATTGACACTGAGCAACTTATTCTCCCCGGTGAATCTTTTAATTTCGGTGTAACTTCATATCACCGAAAAGGAAAGATAAGAAAAACACTTGGGATGCAAGGTGGTTTTGTGTTCTGGTGGCATTATGAGGTTGAAGTCACCGGGGGAACATTTTCATCTGGAAAAATTACCGTAAATGAACGATTGATGCCTTCAAAAGGCAAATATGTAGAAGTAAAAGTTTTTCCAAAAAGACGCCCAAAACTTATACAACAGATTTTGATTCCGCTTAACTATGAAACAGCGGCGGTGTTTCACCCCGTTAGTAATTTTGATAAAGCGCCCGGGAGTATTGTCAAGGGGGAAATTGTTTCAAAATTCGACAATGGGAAAATCAGGGTTTTAAAAAAGCTGGCTAAAAATACGGAAGCTGAAAAATATCAGTTTACAGCGTTTGGTGGTAGTTTTATCAATGGAAAATTCAGAATTGATCCTGATTTTATGAATATTGAGAACCACTCGGCCGGACTTATTGTACAGTCGTTACGGAATGAGTCGGTAGCTGATACTTTTAATGTAAAGCTCGACTATAAACATCATTATAAATTGAATTTTAAAGGGCAATGGGGTTTTTCAGGAATGTCGGGAAGTGACGGAATAGATGGAGGAAGAGGAAGGAATGGGATGAGCGGAGAATTTGGCCAAAACGGCGAGTCCGGTTATAAGGGGCCGGATATTGGCGTTTGGGCTGATCTTTATATGGATTCGATACTAAATGGTTATTTGCTCTACGTGTTTGTGGAGAATTTTGAGTCGGGAGAGGAATTTCGATATCTTATCAACCCTGACGGTGGAAGTTTTACAGTTTCTTCTGTTGGCGGAGATGGGGGCAGAGGAGGAAATGGTGGCGATGGTGGTGACGGTGGTACAGGTGTTGACGGAGATGTGTGGTTTTCATATAAAACTGTGGAACAAAAGGTAAAAAAGCCTCGTACCAGAAAAGTCGCAAAAACAGTTAAAACGAGAACAAAGGATAAAGATGGTAAGGTAATAGAAGTGGAAAAAACTGTGATGGTTGATGAAGTCTACTATGTTGAAGTTGTTGAAAGGCATGTTATAACTGTGGAAAACAGAGAACCGGGAGGAACCGGAGGCAATGGAGGCAATGGAGGAGGTGGTGGTTTTGGCGGTTCCGGTGGTGCTGGCGGAGATATGTACTTTTATTTTACCGAAGACGGATGGGTATTCGAAAACTTATTTACTGCGATAAATAATGGCGGTTCCGGTGGCGCTAATGGTAGTGGTGGTGCAGGTGGTAACGGTGGAAGAGGCGGATTAGGAGACCCCAGCGGTAAAAGTGGGTATTGTGGAGCTGATGGGGCCTCTGCTTTTGGTTGGGGATCAAGTGGTCAGGAAGGAAGAGTTTTTAAGGAAACAACAGACGAATTTTATATTATTCAACCAACAGAAGAAACGACAGCTGAAAAAACTTCACTGTTTGACACAAGTATTTATTAAAGGAATTAAAAGAATCAGACTCATTTATAAAAGTAACCACAAGAAATTTCCACTATCTTTGTTGCCCAAAATGAAATTTTAAAGCTTTTCAAAAATGACAGACTTTAAGCGTACACTGATTACAACCGCGTTGCCTTATGCTAATGGGCCGATTCATATTGGTCACCTGGCCGGTGTTTATGTTCCGGCTGATATTTATGCCCGCTACCTTCGTTTAAAAAATGAAGATGTATTGATGATTGGCGGGTCGGATGAGCATGGTGTACCTATTACTTTGAAAGCAAAAAATGAAGGAGTAACTCCGCAGGATATTGTTGACAGATATCATAACATCATAAAAGAGTCGTTTCAGAAATTTGGGATTTCGTTTGATGTGTATTCCCGCACCAGTTCTAAAACTCACCACGAAACAGCTGCTGAATTTTTTAAAAAACTGTACGATACCGGGAAGTTTATCGAAAAGACTTCGGAACAATATTACGATGAGGAGAATAATCAGTTTTTGGCCGATCGTTATATTATCGGCACCTGTCCGAAATGCGGTTTTGAGAAAGCTTACGGCGACCAGTGTGAAAGCTGTGGAACCTCGCTCAGCCCTACAGAGCTGATAAATCCAACTTCAATGATTAGCGGAAACCAGCCGGTTTTGAAGGAGACCAAACACTGGTATTTACCGCTTGACCAGTATGAGACCTGGCTTAAAGAATGGATTTTGGAAGGGCATAAAGAATGGAAACCCAATGTGTATGGTCAGGTAAAGTCGTGGATTGACAGCGGTTTGCAGCCGCGAGCCGTTACACGCGACCTTAATTGGGGAGTGCCGGTACCCGTGGAGGGAGTGGAAGGAAAAGTATTGTATGTTTGGTTTGATGCACCAATTGGTTACATTTCGGCTACCAAAGAATTAACACCGGAGTGGGAAACATACTGGAAAGACCCTGAAACACGAATGTTACATTTTATCGGGAAAGATAACATCGTATTTCATTGTATTATTTTCCCGACGATGTTAAAAGCTGAGGGAACTTTTAACCTCCCGGAAAACGTGCCGGCCAATGAATTTCTAAATCTTGAAAACGACAAAATCTCAACTTCCAGAAACTGGGCGGTTTGGTTGCACGAATATCTGGAGGAATTTCCGGGAAAAGAAGACGTGCTAAAATATGTTCTTACCGCAAATGCGCCCGAAACAAAAGACAATGACTTTACCTGGAAAG
This genomic interval carries:
- the metG gene encoding methionine--tRNA ligase; the encoded protein is MTDFKRTLITTALPYANGPIHIGHLAGVYVPADIYARYLRLKNEDVLMIGGSDEHGVPITLKAKNEGVTPQDIVDRYHNIIKESFQKFGISFDVYSRTSSKTHHETAAEFFKKLYDTGKFIEKTSEQYYDEENNQFLADRYIIGTCPKCGFEKAYGDQCESCGTSLSPTELINPTSMISGNQPVLKETKHWYLPLDQYETWLKEWILEGHKEWKPNVYGQVKSWIDSGLQPRAVTRDLNWGVPVPVEGVEGKVLYVWFDAPIGYISATKELTPEWETYWKDPETRMLHFIGKDNIVFHCIIFPTMLKAEGTFNLPENVPANEFLNLENDKISTSRNWAVWLHEYLEEFPGKEDVLKYVLTANAPETKDNDFTWKDFQTRNNNELVAILGNFVNRALVLTHKYFDGEVPAPGELTNYDKETLESISAIKAEVEKSLDSFRIREALKNAMDLARLGNKYLADEEPWKVYKTDVERVKTILNICLQISANLTICLEPFLPFSMERLRGFLNFTKQDWSKLGWTNLIPESHKLNKPELLFEKIEDSVIEVQLKKLMDTKKANELAEAKAKPAKDSIEFDDFGKMDIRVGTVLEAEKVAKTKKLLKLKIDTGFDKRTVVSGIAEYYKPEDLIGKQVSILVNLEPKKLRGIESQGMILCAENADGSLSIVEPDKKVKSGSEIR